Within Scomber scombrus chromosome 12, fScoSco1.1, whole genome shotgun sequence, the genomic segment CATGTTTGAGCCAACAGAGGTTCCCACCACTTCCTTACGAAAAAACCAGAGTAGTGATGACCTGGTCAGGGATGCTCAGGTGAGAGGGAATGAAAATTACGCTCCTCACATGTccatagaaatatatatttggtTAGATTTGTTTATTACCAGCGACAATACACCCTGGAATCTAattttctatctttctctcatctcatctttcAGTCTGCTGTTAAGGCCCCAGTCAAGGTGCCTCCACCTGTCCCCACCAAACCCAAAGGACCTGGTGTTATTCCCTACAGCAAACCAGGCCTCAATACAGGCACCTTTCCTAAAGCCAAGCCGCACAGCCAGCAGCCTCAAGCTGCACAGGGCCGCAGTCCTGTCCCACCGTCACAGAGCCAGACACTCCCCCTACCCCCCAAGCAAGACCCTCCACCTGCCGCCACAGTACGGCCCTTCACCCCAGAGTTGCCCTCCTCCAAAGACACCAACCTGAGTAAGCCCCAGACCTTAGCAGCCAGCTCCATTTACTCCATGTACACGCAGCAGCCTGGCTCAGGGAAGCCGTTCCAGCCTGGTGTGCAAGCTGCACTCAACAGAGCCCAGACCCGCCCCAACGGATTTATCAGTGGTAAGAATATccagttatttaaatgttttttgaatgGCTGTATGGACAGTGACATTGAATATACCTTAAAGCTTAATATAAAGCTGATCATATGGATACAGATGAATGTGGCCATTCTCAATAGACTAATTTCTAGTAGTCAGTCCACTCATAACAATATCAACTTCTCTATTATGCTTTGGACATTACACTATCCTGTTTTAGAACAAGCTTTTAGTCAGAGGATTTTAGTTTCAATGGATTAGACATAGTTTAAATGGATTACATGTTGAAACAGAATAACATACTTTGATTTAAGCTTCAATCGACTACAATTCACAAAGTATACTTTTGAGTGGAGTCAATGGTGATATTAAATTTCATGACTAATGTCGGAGTAGAAAATTAGGTGTGACAAAGTCTTATCTAAAGGCAAGagatgtaaaaaatatatatatattcactgTAGGATAATTCTGTCAAGCTGTCAAGTCAATTTtctttatatagcgccaaatcataaTAAAAGTTATCTCAGATCAATTTTCATATGGAGCaagtctagactgtactctttataatattatttacaGAGATCAAACATTACCCCAttagcaagcacttggcgacagtggcaagggAAAAACTCTTCCctttttaaacaggaagaaaccttaAGCAGAACCCGGCTCtgggtgggcggccatctgccttgattGGTTGGgttaagagaaaaagagaaagcgGGAGAGATAGACATAGAGGGGGAACAGAGCATATCACAACACAGGTTCCATATAGAGATtgataaaaataatagtaataatatattgaaaagactaataataataataataatcacatggATCACATGGGCAGTAGGTAGCCATCATATCTCATATCAATGGCTCTGGCATTACCTTACTATATGTTTTAAGTGTATCTTGACAGACTGAACGAGATTTTTCGAAGTTTGGTGGAACACAATATCCCTTCAAGTTTTTGTTACGTTTGCTTTAATTTGCAGGTTTGGGAGTTTTACGATGGAGCTTACCTCTTCTGTTTTATTGTCATGTTTGTTAGAGGGGCAATAGAGTCAAGTGCTAATCCTAAACCTACGACACTATCAACAAGACGATCAATTTTAAAGGGACTGAAATTAGCAAAAGAGTCCTTTGTTGTATTGAGACATAAGAATTAAATGCCGATGGAATCACTTCCTTAAATTTAGCTACAGCCCCATCAGATAGACATCTACTAAAGACATTTTTGCCTAATGGCATGTAGTCCTGTTATACAAATTCAAAAGTTATTAAATACTGGTCTGATGAGAGAAGATTctggaaaactattaaatgttcattttctgaTGCCATATGCCAGAATAAGTTCAAGTGTGTGGTTAAAACAGTGAGTGGGTTTATTTACACTCTGAAAGAAACtaattgaatctaataatgagataaatgcaGTACTAAGACTATCACTATGACATCCACATGAatatcaaagctactataattACTTTATCTGTACTAAACTTGATTAAAACCTCTGATAACTCAAAGTACAGGCCAGGAGGGGGGTTACACTTTAACAAATAGAATTGGCTGTAATGTTTTCCAGGTtgacaagaaaatattcacacgTTTTTATTAGATTTTGCTCCATGTAGTTATGTAAGGTTTTCTTACTTTGGGCCCTATCCTGCTTTTCTGCCGCAGGCGTTAAATACAGTAAATcttaatttacatttcattcTTATTATGTCTTTAAGGCAGGGGTAATGTGGCCTCATCTCGTATTCATCACGCTATCATGCTTTGGTTTGTGTGTCATAATTGCTTGTGAAAGTTTTATAAATTCATTTCACTTCACAGAGAAGTtacaaatcaaagcagcaggAAGAAGGACAGTGAAATAGAGAAAGTAGTTCATACAGTGTGATAGAAGATGAAGTTCCAGGCATTAGGTTGTTAATTTAGTAAtgatgcgttcactgacctGTCACATGTGACTTCTAACACGTAACACAAGAAAGAATCTCTGCATACTTCACAATCTTAACATTAGtttcctctgtttgtgtttgcagtgtACGGTAAACCAGTGATCCCCAGTGGGGGCTCTAACCCAGAGAACCCTTATGTGGAACGCCGCTCCCCGGCCCCAGAATCTGAGGTGGACCACAACGGAGCCCAGCACATGGGTCCCAGCCCATCTGAAGGCTCTCAACCAGAGACTGAGCGTATCCCCCGGCCCCTCAGCCCCACCAAACTTCTTCCCTTCATTTCTAACCCCTATCGGCATCAGAGTGACGGGGACCTGGAAGCCCTGAGAAAGAAGCTCTACAATGCTCCCAGGCCCCTGAAGAAACGCAGCTCTATCACTGAACCAGAGGGCCCTGCAGGCCCCAACATTCAGAAACTCCTTTATCAGAAGACCACGCTGGCTGCTATGGAAACCACTGTGACTACACCGACCACTCCCACTTATGCCGGGGAGGGAGAGAAGGTAGCAGAGGGATCTGTGGGGCAGCATGTTCCTCTGAATAGTGCAGAGAGCCAACCATCAGAGGCGGGACAGTCTCTGGAGGGAGGACAAGTTCCATCTCAGATCGTTCCCGCCCCTGCTGAACAGACCAAACCACATTCAGTAATCCCAGAGAGTGAATACATtatcccccctcctcctccatcccacCCAGCCCCCAGGCCAGATGACAGCTTTTTCCCACCACCGCCCTCTGCTGGCTTGGATGACACAATGCCCAACctgcctcctccacctccagaaGGCTTCCTAGAAGAGTTCCCCCCCTACCCACCACCCCCATACCCCAGCGGGGCAGAGCAGGACAGCTTGGGAGAGGACACCTTCAACATGAAAGCACCAGAGGTCACTGGTCAGGTCACTCTGCCACCGGTACGAATCATCATTATGtggttttcatttgtgtgtgtttgtgctttttgaCGGCTGTATTGGTCCGTCATGATATTGAGGCCTGTGGTTACCACAGTCCTGAGTCCACAGTAAAGATGACCCTTGTTTGCTTTTGGGCTACGTGTGTTTTTAAACCCCTTCACATGTTTGTTAGATCCACAGGGGCAGGTCATGAGTTACAGCTAGTCCAGGCTCTAGATTTTCTAGATATACTTTTTAATGGCCCTCTGGTCAACAGCAGTGACCTGATCTGTTGTTACGTAATTAAATAATCCCTATCAAGTACTGCTATTGTTTCTGGAGAAAATTAGGGACTTATTCTACTTATACTAATCGGATACCCACCCCACCTTTGCCCTGAGATTCCTGTTAGGTCCCACCTCCTTCTCATTTACTCAGTTATATTCTGGGTTGAAAATAAACACcagtttacattttctttctgttaatCTCTTAACGATCCTCTTTAAGCAGGGTTTATGATGAGGTGGCAGGTTTTACCCCAAAAAGGCGAACCAATAAGAAATCAGTCTTATGACccattttcttttccctccttcatcCCGTCCTCACGTCACCTTCTTATAGGAGCACattgagaaacattttttaacttcaCTGATGGAGAAATGCTCCTAATCAGGTTGCATAATCATCTTTTTAGAGAAATGGATTTGTTTCTTACAGCTTGTGCTGATAAACAGGATTAGCAATGCTTTAAGACCTGGAAAAACAagtccctcctcttcttttggTTCAGACTCGACACAGAACGGACACTTGTACCTCAGCAGAAATAGACTCCAGCTGATTCACGTCTTAGACTTACttttatgtttctctgtgttttaatgGCTGTTCAAGAACATTAGCGTGATACATAATTATGATTGTGTCTTTAGGGGAAGAGGACAAACTTGCGCAAGGTTGGATCTGAACGCATCGATCACAAAATGAGAGTGAAGTTCAACCCACTGGCTCTTCTGCTGGACTCTTCTCTGGAGGGAGAGTTTGACCTGGTCCAGAGAATCATCTATGAGGTAAGAATTTCCCTCCACAagatattattaattatataaatgtgactatatgtttctatatatatatatatatatatatactatatatttactaCTCTATATAACACGCCTCATTGGCTAATTTCTCAAACATACTTTCTGCTCTGTCTGTAGACAACCATGTTACTATAAATGCTCAGATGAAACATAcaattatttcacatttattctGAGGATAAAATTAAACTTTGACTTATTATAATTAAAGTATTAATTATTAGACTATTAAAGTCTTATTAAAGTCAGTCTGCCTTCATCCCTTGTAACTTCTCAAACCCAGGTTGAAGACCCCAGTCAGCCCAACGATGAAGGCATCACTGCTCTGCACAATGCTGTCTGTGCTGGACATACAGAGATTGTCAAGTTTCTGGTTCAGTTTGGCGTCAACGTCAATGCTGCGGACAGTGACGGCTGGTAAGTTTACAGCTGACATGGTTTATATTGAGTCTGTATTGCAACACAGATTGTCTACAGTATATCAAATatgttggatttttttcaaCTCCATCCTGTATGATCTGGTTAACTACAGAAATCTGAATGTAGTGTAATGTACTAGGCTTTGACCCGTAATCACCAAATCAGTCATTaaatttaagattttaaagTCTTAAATCAAGCTTAACTCAACACTACTTTACAGCGGCAGTGGTTGCCATTTCTCGTCTTTTCATCTCCCTCACTCATTTCTTCTGttctttctcctcattttcCTTTCTCACCCAACCTCAAACACAGGACGCCTCTTCACTGTGCTGCATCCTGCAACAATGTGCAAGTGTGCAAGTTCTTGGTGGAGTCTGGTGCAGCAGTCTTTGCTATGACTTACAGTGACATGCAGACGGCAGCTGATAAATGTGAAGAGATGGAAGAAGGCTATACCCAGTGCTCTCAGTTCCTCTATGGTCagtgaaagcttttttttgttttgtttttgtttttgctttatgtTATATATGCTGTATacctttttaaccttttcaaTTTTTATATGTCCTGTGTCATCATTTCTGTCCAGACAAAAATTCtcatgattatttttctgtgatttttacACCTGTGCACCTTCAGGCGTGCAAGAGAAGATGGGCATCATGAACAGGGGCGTGGTTTACGGTCTGTGGGACTACACAGTTGAAAATCCTGATGAACTGTCGTTCCGCGAGGGAGACTGCATGACCATCGTCCGCAGAGAAGATGAGGACGAGATTGAATGGTGGTGGGCGCGCATGGGCGACACCGAGGGTTACATTCCCCGCAATCTGCTGGGGGTAAGTCATGAGTCAATGAAACTGTAATTATGATTGGTGTGTTTGTTATgctgaatgtttattttttgtatttgtaaccTATATGTAATCGATTAATTTCTTTGTAGCACAGTCCATATTTCCTTTTGTACAGTCAATGTCGTTTCAAGTTTTATcccatttcaaaactataacTATTCCATCctgtaaatagattttaaattttacacttgttttatttgtattcttcTATGTTACGTTTTTAGGAGCAAATGCCAAGACACATTCTTTGTATTCTTGCATATTTGGCTAAAAGACAGATTCTGATTCTGAGGTATAAATGCATagttgacatttgactttttcttgtcTCCAACAGCTCTACCCGAGAATAAAGCCAAGACAAAGAACACTGGCTTAAACCACAAGGATCCCTGCACATTTCAGTCTGCCACAACACtccaaaatgcacacacacaggctttaaCAGACTGGGGAAGAGAAGGACACTGCTGAAATGAAGAGACAAGGACAGACCAAACAATATGAAGGATCAGCTATGAACTCTTTCTGGCCCGACTGGCACTTTTCTGTATCTACAGCTGAGGGACTCCCTCACATATTTTTCCACGCCACACTGTGTACTGTGTACTGAAGACACAAATGgcattgtttttcattattccactgtttttgtttttttgtaatcagATATAAGTGTCTGAAGTAGTttcctaaaatgacagaaactcAAATGTTGGGATGTAAATGGAACAAGCAGTATTCTTATTGCTAGAAAAtgatttttacacttttaaatagTCTTTTTAAACTTGCTCTCTGGTTATTTTCTAACACACTTTGGGCTCTACTTTGAATGAGATGAATGAGTGGATAATGATGAGGATGCTTTTGAAATGCTCTGTAACCATGACAATCTTTGGGTGCTTGTTTCTCGTTATCTGTTACTGAGTGACCGTGCCTCTATATATCTGCACTGGAGGTGTAAAGTTTCCACTGTGAGTACCACTGTTAGATAATAGATAATGAAATGACTGGTGGAGAAACGGTTATGAAGCTTTCGATTGATCTGTTGCTGTTCATTCTGTGGTCCATGATACCCAGAGAGCCAGTCTGCTTTCCTGCATTGGCACATGGTTGAGATGCCATAAATGCTGTGTACACATGTATTTTTTCACAAAACTAGTGAAATCTTACTGTAggaattatattattatgaaaatTGACTTTTGAAACTCTGAAGAGGCCCCTTTGACCAAGAAGTCATGCAGTatcaattttaatgttttatcacAGCCATTCCATGACAATACAGTAATGTACAGTAAGAAAGCTAGCCTAATACCAGAAAGGGTGACTCTTAATCGTATTCGGTAGCAAATGACACTATATTCTAAAGTTGGAGACAATTTCTAAATCACATCATTTCTTGAAAGCaaaaagttatataaaaaaGATGGAACTTCTACATTATGAATTCCCAAAACTCAACTCATCACATCTCTCTGTTACtgcagatgtatttatttttgttacttttttctttaGCCGTTTTGTCTGAACTATAACCACACATGTACTGTAgtatttcaaacatttataataaaatactttgtACTAAGTTTATATGTTTGTCCTTTTATTGATCACAGTTTCCTTTACCTTTTTATCCAGTGTTTGTGATGTTTATGTTTAGAAAGCCTCTGACTAcatcagtgtataaaattaGATCCTGTTTGCTTGTTAGAGGACATTTGCTGCCCTCTACTAGACAGAAGGAGAAATGTTCACCTCCCAGAGCATTAATTCAAATGTGGGAAAGTCTGTTGGGAACAGGTTATAAAATACGAGTGTTGTAGAAGTGgtacagtgtgtaatatttgatTCAGGGCAGCCATGTAAAATAATACCTGAACATATTTTATTACCACTGTGCTGCAGACTCCACTGAGTTTATTGTTTGAGCAAAAACTTCTAGGGAATGAATACTAGATATTAAAAGAGTATATATTTGAATACTTGTAAAATGGCATATAAATACAACATACAACAATATACAAGATAAATGTTAAACGTGCCATTtgttaaagtttattttctgtccCAATCTCTTCAGAAGAGGAAAATAACTGAACAGAAGGATTTCACAGACTCGGCTCTGTAAGCTGGGGGTCTAACAGCTATATATGGTAATATGTTGTCTTTTGATATCAGTGGTATGTAAGTGCGTAAGTCCTGAAACTGTTATGTaaacctgttttgtttttgctgtggACTCATCAAGACATCACCATGAACCAAAAATACTGATtcactgatttattttctggGTATTTTTGGATATTATTTGGCCGTTGTGCATCATTGACTGACTGTGTTcagtaaaacaacaaacaggagACAAGTGTTTTTAATCATGTAGGTGTCCCACCATATTTATGCTACTGTCAAGGTTCTGTCTTTAATGAAAAAGCAGGAAAGACAAACTATCTTCTAATTTCTATTCTACTGTCCCAAGGCTATagttagggcccgagcggcgactgcaagtcgcctggcgaaagccctattgaaattcgttcatgccccaaagtgcaagtgaccccaaagtaatcaagtaatcaagtaatcatgtggtatggaagacccccggggaaaaatgctatattgaaattgtaatgtttattattattattagggcccgagcggcgactgcaagtcgcctggcgaaagcccaattgaaattgtaatgtttattagggcccgagcggcgactgctagtcgcctggcgaaagccctattgaaattgtaatgtttattattattagggcccgagcggcgactgcaagtcgcctggcgaaagcccttttgaaattgtaatgtttattattatcattattattattattattattattagggcccgagcggcgactgcaagtcgcctggcaaaagccctattgaaattgtaatgtttattattattattattattcttccgacatttcgtgccccaatttcgcccctttcccaaatgcgaaaatgcttatacttttgcacggacgtccggcctcatccgaaattcgatatttttgggtggtcgcacatggtcgacgcagaatggcggaatagcgccccctacaaagtccaaaaatgcccatagggaattttgctaactttgccctatgctcacaaaattcggtacacatatgtattatacccacatatgcaaaaaagcctcttgacctcatgacctcaacccaacaggaagtcggccattttggttttgattttttccgcctaaaattaactcctcccacagcgttcgcccgatcaagttcaaattaggtacccaacatctccagacctagctgagctttagttgtgctctgcgcatccgtaggtcaaagggcgtgtctgccagggctcaactaactttggcgtgctcgccatgtacatacgagtggctctcacgcccacatacttcatccaatcagcttcaaacttgctggacatgatgatggctccgccctgaacgtcccgatatattaacttcccacgtaactcatagcgctccccggtggtaacaggaagtgaacttaaattcatgaaaaatacatagttgaccccatcaacttcattccacttctaaaacatgcagaaccagttggtgaagctacattatgaacactgtgaagctacgagtaatggcgtccctgtgggggcgtggctaccatcaattcatcgccatgaaaatacatttggctttttgatggctttattgaacacgtatcatcatgaaaattgatacacaggtccagggtggagacatcttccatctgataggggtgtcgctcatgtcgccccctagtggaaacaggaagtgccattttttgcatcaacattgtccgatttccacgaaacttcacatgtgtgatgagggactgaccctgaacacacctgcatgcatcccattactgccccctggtggatgaaccatcaactgctcataactccctcatgctttgtcccatttccacgaaacttcacatgtgtgatgagggactgaccctgaacacacctgcacgcatcccattactgccccctggtggatgaaccatcaaatgctcataactccctcttgctttgtccgattcactccaaacttcacatgactgatgagtggccgccctgaacacaccagaccacaccagaccataggtgtaactacctgtgactgctccctactggatgaacgaaacattgcatttttggcctccttccaggttttttctcactttctgcttcacgccacagccctgccatgcctcaggccccgcgttggcatgggtgagcgagggcccgccatcgccgcttgcggctttaattattattattattcttccgacatttcgtgccccaatttcgcccctttcccaaatgcgaaaatgcttatacttttgcacggacgtccggcctcatccgaaattcgatatttttgggtggtcgcacatggtcgacgcagaatggcggaatagcgccccctacaaagtccaaaaatgcccatagggaattttgctaactttgtcctatgctcacaaaattcggtacacatatgtattatacccacatatgcaaaaaagcctcttgacctcatgacctcaacccaacaggaagtcggccattttggttttgatttttcccgcctaaaattaattcctcccacagcgttcgccgatcaagttcaaattaggtacgcaacatctccagacctagctgagcttaagttgtgctctgcgcatccgtaggtcaaagggcgtgtctgccagggctcaactaactttggcgtgcccgccatgtacatacgagtggctctcacgcccacatacttcatccaatcagcttcaaacttgctggacatgatgatggctccgccctgaacgtcccgatatattaacttcccacgtaactcatagcgccccccggtggtaacaggaagttaactaagattcattaaaattacatactttgccccatcaacttcattcagaaccagttggtgaagctacattatgaagactgtgaagctacgagtaatggagtccgtgtggcgacgcggcgaccatcaattcctcgccatgaaaatacgtttggctttttgatggctttattgaactcgtatcatcatgaaaattggtacacaggtccagggtgccgacctcaacgtctccattcactcataggcgatctcactcgtgtcgccccctagtggaaacaggaagtgccatattttacatcatcattgtgcgatttccacaaaacttcacatgtgtaatcactgtcccaccctgaacacaaccgcttgtgttttgttacactctactgccccctggtggatgaaccatcaacctctcataactccttcatgctttgtccaattcactccaaacttcacatgactgatgagtggctgccctgaacacaccagaccacaccagaccatatgtgtaactacctgtgactgccccctactggatgaacgaaacattgcatttttggcctccttccaggttttttctcactttctgcttcacgccacagccccgccatgcctcaggccccgcggtggcatgggtgagcgagggcccgccatcgccgcttgcggctttaattctTGTTGTTTTGCTAAACAATTGCAGAGTGTTACCAGAATGACTTAATTTCCTCCTCATCACCTATCTCAAAATAAACAGCATGGTCACAACAGAGTCAACAGAGTGGGGAAAGAATCAACCTGAATTAGGCGTGAAAGACAACAATCTCAGAGGGAAATTGCCTTGTAATTGCTGTTCTGAGTACTGTTTAAGTCTTTATACGTCATGATGATAATTTTGGGTGCTCCGTCTTCTGTGGCAtaaacaaattacaaataattgCTGGTAGAGCAGCTTCATCTGTCACACCAGAGACTCCCTGAAGGTTAAGAGTTGAGCTTACGTTGTCCATATTGTGTATGAGTGGAAATAATGGTATTCATGAGGTGTTCCTTCACACATACACCTATAGAGCATTAACACAAGCAATACCAGAAGAAGCAAATATCCTAGTTTAGCCTGTAAGCTGTGCAGCGGTGTGCAGGTCTCTGCACGTCTTTGCAGCAGGACAGCAGGCAGAGTGAAACACTTTGAATCTGGATTTCTTATTGTTATTAGCAAGGACACACttggagaaaaacagaaaaacgtAATGCACCTTATGCAGCAATATGTCCACAACACATGAAGTAACCATATGAACTAaccaccccacccctcctccaGGTAGcactgttaccatggtaacggTGGACAGTGACACTCCGTTGAAGTTTTCTTGCATCCCTTTATGAGTTCAATGGGGTTAACGCAGCTGCATGTTGAAGGCACAGACCCCTTTGCTGCACAAATGCCCTGCTGAATTGCAATATGAGGAGCTGCGATAAAAGGCTGAATTCAACATCGATGCTGCCCACTGAACAAGAGTAACTGCGTTCATAATtgatacatacatttataatgaATTAAAAGTTCTGTATAAATGAGAGAGGCAGTCGTGTGGAATGACAGATGCTGCTGTTTTGCTTCATAATCAGATCTCTAGCATGAACGCTTTGTGTTTCTATGAGCAATCTGAAGACCTACAGGCAGTATGTACACACATAAAGATGTGATTTATGCTGTtactgtaatatataatataatgaccCCATTCCTATTCATATCCCCTGTGAGCAcgttatttcattgtgtttgtgtatctctGGGGATAGGAACTTTGGAGAGTGATGGAGCCAAGTTTTCATCACAGGCACCTTCATTAAAAGTTGATCATATCATTCACAGATACTGGGATAGATCTGCCTCACCACTAATCTCACCCAATCTAGAAATGCAAAGCTTAATATTTTTTACCTGGGGGTCTGGAGATGAGGAAGAGGGATGAAGGGGAAACAGATGAGGAGCCACAGGTGGAATTATGTCTGCATGCCTGAATGTGAGTAATGTGAGTCTTtcacaggaaatgaaaacatgttttatagaAGAAAACACCTGAAGCAAGATCTACAGTTTAGTCGTGTTTCAAATGCTTTAAACGCATCTGTGAAAACTGTAATTGACCTTTAAGAAGGGAATCAGTTATGTAAATGCATATCATAGACGATccagtttttcttattttgcatTAGAAGTttctgtttgtgctgttttttctgTGCTCTTCTTCGATTTGAAGAAGCAGCTCATTAAAACTGAGCAATGATTGAATCACAATCTGATGACAGTTGTGAGGTTGTGTGCTTATGTTGTTGACCATTGTTAATCAAATCTGATTaaaccacacccacacagtcctaGATGCAGTTTCACTCATTTTTTTGAGTGTTTAGGCagctttaataaatatttttgtgtgaacaaagcatcaaatgaaaatgtgtatgtgaaaggaaTCACTTTTAGTGATAAACCCACAGGCAATTAATACATGACTCTACAGTTTCCTACAGCTTTACAGAAAtgtagtgtctttcagctctttgttttggCTTTAAGCCACAACTGCACTGTTtttgttcactctcactgctctaATAGTGTCATTTTTAGTGGGAgaaggcagctgttttcatcaGAAATGCATCTGACTGTGCAGTACCTGCCTACTATCAAACAGAAGACTATAGATtgtgaacatagtggagtatTCAGTAATTAATAAGtgagatatttccctcaggagttggttgAGACTAAAACCAGAActaaaaagaaagtgaatatttgCCAGGAAGAAACATGCTAATGATGTTGTTCCAcctctgctggatgtgtaagtAGGCAACTGTTTTTTCTGACAAATATCAGCTTTAAAACGTGACAATGCAGGTGTGTTTACAG encodes:
- the tp53bp2a gene encoding apoptosis-stimulating of p53 protein 2a isoform X1: MRYEAKMMPMFLTVYLSNNDQHFTEVPVTPETLCRDVVELCKEPGEMDCHLSEMWRGSERAVGDGERMLDVLQRWGQHRAEVRFFLRHNRAPSRESGGSRGSEPKRNGVKGPPDRRMENGVTTPRMDMTLAELQEMAARQQQQIEAQQQLLASKEQRLRYLKQQEQRQQQQASEQEKLQRLRENIENQESRLKKVRALKGQVEQKRLSNGKLVEEIEQMNNLFQQKQRELVMAASKVEELSLQLELLKNGKMDNFHDNQTSVAELDRLYKELQLRNKLNQDQNSKLQHQRESLNKRNLEVAAMDKRINELRDRLWKKKAALQQKENLPPQKPWHSELTHANNGYPVKERASKDTHPQLPSDGPAGQQSGPSRVAAVGPYIQSSTMPRGPVRHDLLVKPAYPDGTATLPAHDPQNKASTGLQSSKLADWSSAGPESNSNGHGPASTLPRMTSHLNSHTEQDETELKKDRKVRPFSMFEPTEVPTTSLRKNQSSDDLVRDAQSAVKAPVKVPPPVPTKPKGPGVIPYSKPGLNTGTFPKAKPHSQQPQAAQGRSPVPPSQSQTLPLPPKQDPPPAATVRPFTPELPSSKDTNLSKPQTLAASSIYSMYTQQPGSGKPFQPGVQAALNRAQTRPNGFISVYGKPVIPSGGSNPENPYVERRSPAPESEVDHNGAQHMGPSPSEGSQPETERIPRPLSPTKLLPFISNPYRHQSDGDLEALRKKLYNAPRPLKKRSSITEPEGPAGPNIQKLLYQKTTLAAMETTVTTPTTPTYAGEGEKVAEGSVGQHVPLNSAESQPSEAGQSLEGGQVPSQIVPAPAEQTKPHSVIPESEYIIPPPPPSHPAPRPDDSFFPPPPSAGLDDTMPNLPPPPPEGFLEEFPPYPPPPYPSGAEQDSLGEDTFNMKAPEVTGQVTLPPGKRTNLRKVGSERIDHKMRVKFNPLALLLDSSLEGEFDLVQRIIYEVEDPSQPNDEGITALHNAVCAGHTEIVKFLVQFGVNVNAADSDGWTPLHCAASCNNVQVCKFLVESGAAVFAMTYSDMQTAADKCEEMEEGYTQCSQFLYGVQEKMGIMNRGVVYGLWDYTVENPDELSFREGDCMTIVRREDEDEIEWWWARMGDTEGYIPRNLLGLYPRIKPRQRTLA